From the Kogia breviceps isolate mKogBre1 chromosome 3, mKogBre1 haplotype 1, whole genome shotgun sequence genome, one window contains:
- the PLEKHO2 gene encoding pleckstrin homology domain-containing family O member 2, producing the protein MEDEGVKEGGQKPRGAQTVDKAGWIKKSSGGFLGLWKDRYLLLCQAQLLVYENEDEQKCVETVELGSYEKCQDLRALLKRKHRFILLRSPGNKVSDIKFQAPNGEEKESWIKALNEGINRGKNKAFDEVKVDKSCALEHVTRDRVRGGQRRRPPTRVHLKEVASAASDGLSRLDLDVPDSGLPVFAPSNDVSAAQPQETPQPPMPPTKASAVPETTSLGDGVETSVGERASTPVPASSEAHPESREDSETPVGEDRGSEQPPSRVLPDKLKVSWENPSPEEPPDTESTEPPQVPDSGTSKAVPKEGGKPPTPPPKILSEKLRASMSGMQASGPAQSPGASETSAQDPAQVSVNGMDDSPEPIKPSQDAGTPGTSPKDATMSTALPRWDPQPQFHPRCSSLGDLLGEGPRRPRQPREQLYRAQLEVKVASEQTEKLLNKVLGSEPAVENAEALLSQAVEQLRQATQVLQEIRDLGELSQEAPGLREKRKELVTLYRRSAP; encoded by the exons ATGGAAGACGAG GGCGTGAAGGAGGGAGGCCAGAAGCCTCGGGGAGCACAGACAGTGGACAAGGCTGGCTGGATCAAGAAGAGCAGCGGGGGCTTCCTGGGCCTCTGGAAAGACCGCTACCTGCTCCTCTGCCAGGCCCAGCTGCTGGTCTACGAGAACGAG gATGAGCAGAAGTGTGTGGAGACAGTGGAGCTGGGCAGCTATGAGAAGTGCCAGGACCTTCGTGCCCTCCTCAAGCGGAAACACCGCTTTATCCTGCTGCGGTCCCCAGGGAACAAG GTCAGCGACATCAAGTTCCAGGCACCCAATGGGGAGGAGAAGGAATCCTGGATCAAAGCCCTCAATGAAGGGATCAACCGAGGCAAGAACAAGGCTTTCGACGAG GTAAAGGTGGACAAGAGCTGTGCCCTGGAGCATGTGACTCGGGACCGCGTACGTGGGGGTCAGCGGCGCCGGCCCCCTACAAGAGTCCACCTGAAGGAG GTAGCCAGTGCAGCATCCGATGGGCTTTCGCGCCTGGACCTTGATGTTCCTGACAGCGGGCTGCCAGTGTTTGCCCCCAGCAATGATGTCAGTGCCGCCCAGCCCCAGGAGACACCCCAGCCGCCCATGCCTCCTACCAAGGCTTCCGCAGTGCCTGAGACGACCAGTCTTGGTGACGGAGTGGAGACCTCTGTAGGGGAGAGAGCCTCAACTCCTGTCCCAGCAAGCTCTGAGGCCCACCCTGAAAGCCGAGAAGACTCAGAGACTCCAGTGGGGGAGGACAGGGGCTCTGAGCAGCCCCCCAGCAGGGTCCTGCCTGACAAACTGAAGGTGAGCTGGGAGAACCCCAGCCCTGAGGAGCCCCCTGACACTGAGAGTACAGAACCGCCCCAGGTGCCcgattctgggacttccaagGCCGTGCCTAAGGAGGGTGGGAAGccccctacacccccacccaaGATCTTATCGGAGAAACTGAGAGCCTCCATgagtggcatgcaggcttctggGCCAGCCCAGAGTCCTGGGGCCTCTGAGACCTCTGCCCAAGACCCAGCACAGGTCTCGGTGAATGGTATGGATGACAGCCCTGAGCCCATCAAGCCATCCCAGGATGCAGGCACCCCAGGAACTTCCCCAAAGGATGCAACAATGTCCACAGCCCTGCCCCGCTGGGACCCGCAGCCTCAGTTTCATCCCCGCTGCTCCTCCCTGGGGGACCTGCTTGGGGAAGGCCCCCGACGTCCACGGCAGCCTAGGGAACAGCTGTATCGGGCCCAGCTGGAGGTGAAGGTGGCCTCGGAACAGACGGAGAAACTGTTGAACAAGGTGCTGGGCAGTGAGCCGGCTGTTGAGAATGCCGAGGCGCTGCTCAGCCaggccgtggagcagctgaggcAGGCCACCCAGGTCCTTCAGGAGATCAGAGATCTGGGAGAGCTGAGCCAGGAAGCACCTGGGCTCCGGGAGAAGCGGAAGGAGCTGGTGACCCTCTACAGGAGAAGCGCACCCTAG